A window of Ipomoea triloba cultivar NCNSP0323 chromosome 2, ASM357664v1 contains these coding sequences:
- the LOC116009936 gene encoding IAA-amino acid hydrolase ILR1-like 4, protein MGFSKLVFLISVHILFSLIPISSEFELTPQEIPKIFFKFAKKAEVFDWMVGIRRKIHENPELGYEEFETSKLIREKLDELGIPYKHPFAVTGVVGYIGSGKPPFVALRADMDALAMQEMVEWEHKSKIHGKMHGCGHDAHVAMLLGAAKIIQEHKQMLKGTVVLVFQPAEEGGGGGKKMLDAGALENVEAIFALHVDPDLLLGEVASRAGPIFAGSGFFEAVISGKGGHAAIPQHSIDPILAASNVIVSLQHLVSREADPLDSQVVSVGHFQGGGAFNVIPDSVTIGGTFRAFSKKVFAQLKKRIEEVIVRQAAVQRCNATVNFNEDEKPFFPPTINDKDLHEYFHKVAADLLGSSRVKDAQMRMGGEDFSFYQQVMPGYMYLLGLQDETGENLASAHSPYFKVNEDALPYGAALQASLAVRYLLEHQPEVPLRNSNKHDEL, encoded by the exons ATGGGTTTCTCCAAATTGGTTTTCCTGATTTCTGTTCATATCTTGTTTTCTCTCATACCCATTTCATCAGAGTTTGAACTGACCCCCCAGGAGATCCCCAAGATTTTTTTCAAATTCGCCAAGAAAGCTGAGGTCTTTGATTGGATGGTGGGGATTAGGAGGAAGATACATGAGAATCCTGAGTTGGGGTATGAGGAATTTGAGACCAGTAAGCTTATCAGGGAGAAGTTGGATGAACTGGGGATTCCCTACAAGCATCCATTTGCTGTGACTGGTGTGGTTGGATACATTGGTTCTGGGAAGCCTCCCTTTGTGGCATTAAGAGCAGATATGGATGCTCTTGCTATGCAG GAAATGGTGGAGTGGGAGCACAAGAGTAAAATCCATGGAAAGATGCATGGTTGTGGACATGATGCACATGTTGCAATGCTTCTTGGTGCTGCCAAGATTATTCAAGAACATAAACAAATGTTGAAG GGAACAGTTGTTCTTGTTTTCCAACCTGCAGAGGAAGGAGGTGGTGGGGGTAAGAAAATGCTAGATGCTGGAGCACTGGAAAACGTTGAGGCAATCTTTGCTCTTCATGTGGATCCTGATCTGCTGTTGGGTGAAGTGGCATCCAGAGCTGGACCTATCTTCGCGGGGAGTGGCTTCTTTGAAGCTGTAATCAGTGGAAAAGGCGGGCACGCTGCTATTCCTCAGCATTCAATCGACCCAATTCTTGCCGCATCAAATGTGATAGTCAGCTTACAACATCTTGTTTCTCGAGAAGCTGATCCTTTAGACTCTCAG GTAGTTTCGGTTGGTCATTTCCAAGGGGGTGGCGCGTTTAATGTCATTCCTGATTCTGTTACTATCGGTGGAACTTTCCGCGCCTTCTCAAAGAAGGTCTTTGCACAGCTCAAGAAGCGCATTGAGGAG GTAATTGTAAGGCAAGCTGCTGTGCAGAGGTGCAATGCAACTGTGAACTTTAATGAAGATGAGAAACCATTTTTCCCACCAACCATAAACGACAAAGATTTGCACGAGTACTTCCACAAAGTTGCAGCTGATCTGCTGGGAAGTTCTCGTGTTAAAGATGCTCAAATGCGGATGGGGGGTGAAGATTTTTCGTTTTATCAGCAAGTGATGCCTGGTTATATGTACTTGCTTGGGTTGCAGGATGAAACCGGGGAAAACCTTGCATCAGCGCACTCGCCCTATTTCAAGGTCAACGAAGACGCCCTTCCTTATGGCGCTGCACTGCAGGCTTCATTGGCTGTAAGGTACCTTCTCGAACACCAGCCCGAAGTTCCATTGCGAAATTCAAACAAGCATGATGAACTGTGA
- the LOC116009935 gene encoding IAA-amino acid hydrolase ILR1-like 4 isoform X2, with protein sequence MNFSKWVFLIFVQFLFSPMPISSELKLTSQEIPEIFLKLAKKAEVFDWMVGIRRKIHENPELGYEEFETSKIIREKLGELGIPYKHPVAGTGVVGYIGSGKPPFVALRADMDALALQGTVVLVFQPAEEVGAGAKEMRDAGVLENVEAIFALHVKPELRLGEVASRPGPFLAGSGFFEAVISGKGGHGAIPQHSIDPILAASNVIVSLQHLVSREADPLDSQVVTVGHFRGGGAFNVIPDSVTIGGTFRAFSREGMVQLRKRIEEVIVGQAAVQRCNATVNFLESEKPFIPPTINDRDLHQHFQKVAGDLLGSSHVKDHKPMMAGEDFAFYQEAIPGCIYGLGLKDEAAADEKAASEHSPYFKVNEDAFPYGAALQASLAATYILERQPGVPSRVTNKHDEL encoded by the exons ATGAATTTCTCCAAATGggttttcttaatttttgttcAGTTCTTGTTTTCTCCAATGCCCATTTCATCAGAGCTTAAGCTGACCTCCCAAGAGATCCctgagatttttttaaaattggctAAGAAAGCTGAGGTCTTTGATTGGATGGTGGGGATTAGGAGGAAGATACATGAGAATCCTGAGTTGGGGTACGAGGAATTTGAAACCAGTAAGATTATCAGGGAGAAGCTGGGTGAGCTGGGGATTCCCTACAAGCATCCAGTTGCTGGAACTGGTGTGGTTGGATATATTGGTTCTGGAAAGCCTCCCTTTGTGGCATTAAGAGCAGATATGGATGCTCTAGCTTTGCAG gGAACGGTTGTTCTTGTTTTCCAACCGGCAGAGGAAGTGGGTGCTGGGGCTAAGGAAATGCGAGATGCTGGAGTACTGGAAAACGTTGAGGCAATCTTTGCTCTGCATGTGAAACCTGAATTGCGATTGGGTGAAGTTGCATCGAGACCCGGGCCGTTCTTGGCTGGGAGCGGCTTCTTTGAAGCTGTAATCAGTGGTAAAGGGGGACACGGTGCTATTCCACAGCACTCAATAGACCCGATTCTTGCCGCATCAAATGTGATTGTCAGTTTACAGCATCTTGTTTCTCGAGAAGCTGATCCTTTAGACTCTCAG GTAGTTACAGTTGGTCATTTCCGAGGAGGCGGTGCGTTTAATGTTATTCCTGATTCTGTTACTATTGGTGGAACTTTCCGAGCCTTCTCAAGGGAGGGCATGGTACAGCTCAGGAAGCGTATCGAGGAG GTAATAGTCGGGCAAGCCGCTGTGCAGAGGTGCAATGCGACGGTTAACTTTCTGGAAAGTGAAAAGCCCTTCATCCCACCCACCATTAACGACAGGGACTTGCACCAGCATTTCCAGAAAGTTGCGGGCGATTTGCTGGGAAGTTCTCACGTTAAGGACCACAAACCAATGATGGCGGGCGAGGATTTTGCATTTTATCAGGAAGCTATTCCGGGTTGCATATATGGACTCGGGTTGAAGGATGAAGCTGCTGCAGATGAAAAAGCTGCATCAGAACACTCCCCGTATTTTAAGGTTAACGAGGACGCCTTTCCTTATGGCGCTGCTCTCCAGGCGTCGTTGGCAGCGACTTACATTCTTGAACGCCAGCCGGGAGTTCCATCCCGGGTTACAAACAAGCATGATGAACTCTAA
- the LOC116009935 gene encoding IAA-amino acid hydrolase ILR1-like 4 isoform X1, with amino-acid sequence MNFSKWVFLIFVQFLFSPMPISSELKLTSQEIPEIFLKLAKKAEVFDWMVGIRRKIHENPELGYEEFETSKIIREKLGELGIPYKHPVAGTGVVGYIGSGKPPFVALRADMDALALQELVEWAHKSKIPGKMHACGHDAHVAMLLGAAKILQEHKQMLEGTVVLVFQPAEEVGAGAKEMRDAGVLENVEAIFALHVKPELRLGEVASRPGPFLAGSGFFEAVISGKGGHGAIPQHSIDPILAASNVIVSLQHLVSREADPLDSQVVTVGHFRGGGAFNVIPDSVTIGGTFRAFSREGMVQLRKRIEEVIVGQAAVQRCNATVNFLESEKPFIPPTINDRDLHQHFQKVAGDLLGSSHVKDHKPMMAGEDFAFYQEAIPGCIYGLGLKDEAAADEKAASEHSPYFKVNEDAFPYGAALQASLAATYILERQPGVPSRVTNKHDEL; translated from the exons ATGAATTTCTCCAAATGggttttcttaatttttgttcAGTTCTTGTTTTCTCCAATGCCCATTTCATCAGAGCTTAAGCTGACCTCCCAAGAGATCCctgagatttttttaaaattggctAAGAAAGCTGAGGTCTTTGATTGGATGGTGGGGATTAGGAGGAAGATACATGAGAATCCTGAGTTGGGGTACGAGGAATTTGAAACCAGTAAGATTATCAGGGAGAAGCTGGGTGAGCTGGGGATTCCCTACAAGCATCCAGTTGCTGGAACTGGTGTGGTTGGATATATTGGTTCTGGAAAGCCTCCCTTTGTGGCATTAAGAGCAGATATGGATGCTCTAGCTTTGCAG GAATTGGTGGAGTGGGCGCACAAGAGTAAAATCCCTGGAAAGATGCATGCTTGTGGACATGATGCACATGTTGCAATGCTTCTTGGTGCTGCCAAGATTCTTCAAGAACATAAACAAATGCTAGAG gGAACGGTTGTTCTTGTTTTCCAACCGGCAGAGGAAGTGGGTGCTGGGGCTAAGGAAATGCGAGATGCTGGAGTACTGGAAAACGTTGAGGCAATCTTTGCTCTGCATGTGAAACCTGAATTGCGATTGGGTGAAGTTGCATCGAGACCCGGGCCGTTCTTGGCTGGGAGCGGCTTCTTTGAAGCTGTAATCAGTGGTAAAGGGGGACACGGTGCTATTCCACAGCACTCAATAGACCCGATTCTTGCCGCATCAAATGTGATTGTCAGTTTACAGCATCTTGTTTCTCGAGAAGCTGATCCTTTAGACTCTCAG GTAGTTACAGTTGGTCATTTCCGAGGAGGCGGTGCGTTTAATGTTATTCCTGATTCTGTTACTATTGGTGGAACTTTCCGAGCCTTCTCAAGGGAGGGCATGGTACAGCTCAGGAAGCGTATCGAGGAG GTAATAGTCGGGCAAGCCGCTGTGCAGAGGTGCAATGCGACGGTTAACTTTCTGGAAAGTGAAAAGCCCTTCATCCCACCCACCATTAACGACAGGGACTTGCACCAGCATTTCCAGAAAGTTGCGGGCGATTTGCTGGGAAGTTCTCACGTTAAGGACCACAAACCAATGATGGCGGGCGAGGATTTTGCATTTTATCAGGAAGCTATTCCGGGTTGCATATATGGACTCGGGTTGAAGGATGAAGCTGCTGCAGATGAAAAAGCTGCATCAGAACACTCCCCGTATTTTAAGGTTAACGAGGACGCCTTTCCTTATGGCGCTGCTCTCCAGGCGTCGTTGGCAGCGACTTACATTCTTGAACGCCAGCCGGGAGTTCCATCCCGGGTTACAAACAAGCATGATGAACTCTAA
- the LOC116006101 gene encoding RWD domain-containing protein 1, producing MTDYVQEQEMEIEALEAILMDDFKEIHPGESGLSTSSRCFQIAISPQEEEADEPTNSSVRLALIFSHTEKYPDEPPLLNVQSLKGIHSGDLKILKEKLEQEATENLGMAMIYTLVTSAKEWLSELFAQDGDDENAGEDEVAKDEVIVPHGEPVTVETFTAWRERYEAELALERAKLMPDSALSAPKEKRLSGRQWFESGRASSKGATAVAEESDEGEEDIDFDDEDFEDDEDDMLEHYLAEKSVSSSHS from the exons ATGACCG ATTATGTGCAGGAACAAGAGATGGAAATAGAAGCTTTAGAAGCTATCCTTATGGATGACTTCAAGG AAATTCACCCTGGTGAAAGTGGGCTGAGCACATCCAGTAGGTGCTTTCAAATTGCTATATCTCCTCag GAGGAGGAAGCAGATGAACCAACAAATTCATCAG TTCGACTTGCTTTAATTTTCTCACACACTGAAAAGTATCCCGATGAGCCCCCACTTTTGAATGTCCAAAG CTTAAAGGGAATCCACTCTGGAGAccttaaaattttgaaagaaaagcTAGAGCAAGAG GCAACTGAGAATCTTGGTATGGCAATGATCTACACATTGGTCACGTCAGCAAAAGAGTGGCTATCTGAACTATTTGCTCAGGATGGTGATGATGAAAATGCTGGAGAAGATGAAGTGGCAAAAGATGAG GTAATTGTGCCACATGGAGAACCAGTGACTGTTGAAACATTCACGGCATGGAGAGAAAGATATGAGGCTGAACTAGCCCTGGAAAGAGCCAA GTTAATGCCGGATTCTGCCCTTTCAGCACCCAAGGAAAAGAGGCTGTCAGGCAGACAATGGTTTGAAAGTGGAAGAGCATCTTcg AAGGGTGCAACAGCTGTTGCTGAAGAATCTGATGAAGGCGAAGAAGACATTGATTTCGACGATGAAGACTTCGAAG aCGATGAGGACGATATGCTTGAGCACTATCTAGCCGAGAAATCAGTATCATCCTCCCATTCATGA
- the LOC116010367 gene encoding uncharacterized protein At1g51745-like: protein MGSSGESSAKSIDASAGGLVWVRRRNGSWWPGRILGLEELPENSTISPRSGTPVKLLGREDSSVDWYNLEKSKRVKAFRCGEYDECIEKAKAAAANASKKVVKYARREDAILQALEIESACLGKDHPNSFSRLDEQDGVQHLVEELPNSPHHHEKGANMDEDCSSSEDNSSSAPALSRSGVSFEETNSISASKEQSVQGRRRRTPNDSEDDVTEGAKRMRGLDDLGMQVVQSLKRKRSQVAHVHEFLKKKSRRRTLMKVLESTALVSVPVVCEGIPSPTGSGFAGTLHNNTSDNGGIVCENGTLKASGHTCGSPLVKCKQENDIQSIPELPEDGSLDSLFDVPFVTEEKHSGGLSPIVSIASQKAQPGAGAQSSQSSQVETTSLGNDELNESGTSSGNPEIHDICQRMEKGTSEWQSKGKRNSRHTGKGKKQDPGKMINLDDEFNAQLAEYPTYRKSKPVTEFHVEKFQGWSRNSSHREPHAKGPAAELLVPQRLLPYRQSRFVVNPKYDSSAFSLRHHVADSSLFDVNLEVKSSYRPQHVPYISLMSKLNGQPIIGHPLTVDVLEDGFCDQLLASASEVYSSSFDLDDDIGENTSALQGVSTVHDTRPGSGGRVPPKHSKSHHGSASKSSKSKKNGLFSKKTRTLSSLTGSHKQSQDKKLSVQKLKGPAVACVPLKVVFSRISEALNSPMRATHRVIGTSVM from the exons ATGGGGAGTTCTGGGGAGTCTAGCGCTAAATCCATTGATGCATCGGCTGGTGGGTTGGTCTGGGTCCGCCGGAGAAACGGTTCGTGGTGGCCAGGTCGGATTTTGGGGCTGGAAGAGTTGCCGGAAAACAGTACGATTTCTCCAAGATCAGGGACTCCAGTTAAGCTCCTTGGAAGAGAGGATTCAAGTGT GGACTGGTATAATCTTGAAAAGTCTAAGCGAGTGAAAGCTTTTCGTTGTGGGGAGTATGATGAATGTATTGAGAAAGCCAAGGCTGCAGCAGCTAACGCTTCTAAGAAGGTTGTGAAATATGCCCGCAGAGAAGATGCTATTCTTCAGGCACTTGAGATTGAAAGTGCTTGTCTTGGAAAAGATCATCCCAATTCTTTTTCAAGATTAGATGAGCAAGATGGAGTGCAGCATCTTGTTGAGGAGTTACCTAATTCACCGCATCATCATGAAAAAGGTGCAAATATGGATGAAGATTGTAGTAGTTCCGAGGACAATTCAAGTTCAGCACCAGCATTATCTCGATCTGGTGTATCCTTTGAGGAGACAAATAGTATTAGTGCTTCTAAAGAGCAATCCGTGCAAGGTAGGAGGAGGCGAACCCCGAATGATTCAGAGGACGATGTCACTGAAGGAGCTAAACGAATGCGAGGACTTGATGACTTAGGGATGCAGGTGGTGCAGTCACTGAAAAGAAAGAGATCTCAGGTGGCACATGTTCACGAATTTCTGAAGAAGAAAAGCCGCCGTCGTACTTTGATGAAAGTTTTGGAGAGTACTGCCTTGGTTTCTGTTCCTGTTGTTTGTGAAGGAATTCCCAGTCCAACTGGATCAGGTTTTGCTGGAACCTTGCATAACAATACATCAGACAATGGAGGAATTGTATGTGAAAATGGAACACTCAAGGCATCTGGGCATACTTGTGGATCTCCCCTTGTTAAATGCAAGCAGGAGAATGACATTCAGAGCATTCCAGAGTTGCCCGAGGATGGTTCTTTAGACTCATTATTCGATGTTCCATTTGTGACAGAAGAAAAACATTCTGGAG GCTTGTCCCCAATTGTATCTATTGCATCTCAGAAAGCTCAGCCCGGTGCTGGAGCACAATCTAGTCAAAGCAGCCAAGTTGAAACCACGTCATTAGGGAATGATGAGCTTAACGAGTCAGGTACAAGTTCAGGTAATCCAGAAATTCATGATATTTGCCAGAGAATGGAGAAGGGGACTTCGGAGTGGCAGTCAAAAGGAAAGAGGAACTCCAGGCACACGGGTAAAGGCAAGAAGCAAGATCCCGGAAAAATGATTAACCTGGATGATGAATTCAACGCACAGTTGGCAG AATACCCTACGTATCGCAAGTCAAAACCAGTCACAGAATTTCATGTAGAAAAGTTCCAAGGATGGAGCAGAAATAGTTCCCACAGAGAACCTCACGCAAAGGGGCCAGCAGCCGAGTTGCTGGTTCCACAGAGGTTACTGCCATACCGTCAGTCCCGTTTTGTAGTTAACCCAAAGTACGACTCGTCAGCTTTCTCTCTCAGGCACCATGTAGCAGATTCTTCACTGTTTGATGTTAACCTGGAGGTGAAATCCAGCTATCGCCCGCAACATGTTCCATACATTTCATTAATGAGCAAATTGAATGGCCAACCCATCATAGGCCACCCGCTTACAGTTGATGTATTAGAAGATGGCTTCTGTGATCAACTGCTAGCAAGTGCATCTGAAGTTTATAGCAGCAGCTTTGATTTGGACGATGACATAGGCGAGAATACTTCTGCTTTGCAAGGTGTTAGTACGGTTCATGATACCAGGCCAGGCTCGGGTGGTAGAGTTCCTCCTAAACATTCCAAATCGCACCATGGCTCAGCCTCCAAGTcatcaaaatcaaagaaaaacggTCTATTCTCCAAGAAGACTCGAACGTTGTCTTCATTAACTGGCTCCCACAAGCAAAGTCAAGACAAGAAACTGTCGGTACAAAAGCTTAAAGGCCCTGCCGTGGCCTGTGTTCCTTTGAAAGTAGTTTTCAGCAGAATCAGCGAAGCATTGAATAGTCCAATGAGGGCTACCCACCGAGTAATTGGAACCAGCGTCATGTGA
- the LOC116010601 gene encoding 60S ribosomal protein L28-1-like has protein sequence MATVPGQLVWEIVKKNNSFLVKEFGDGTAGVTFSKEPNNLCNLHSYKHSGLANTKTVTIQGGKDQTVLLATTKTKKQNKPAKLLNKSVMKKEFCRMAKAVTSQVADNYYRPDLKKAALARLSVVNRSLKVAKSGVKKRNRQAV, from the exons ATGGCGACGGTACCGGGGCAGCTGGTGTGGGAGATCGTGAAGAAAAATAACTCCTTTTTGGTTAAGGAGTTCGGTGATGGCACCGCTGGTGTCACGTTCAGCAAAGAGCCCAACAATCTCTGCAATCTTCACTCATACAAGCACTCTG GATTGGCAAACACGAAAACTGTTACCATTCAGGGGGGAAAAGATCAAACTGTGCTGCTTGCTACAACAAAGACCAAAAAGCAGAACAAGCCTGCTAAGTTGCTCAACAAGTCTGTCATGAAGAAGGAATTCTGCCGAATGGCCAAGGCTGTTACCAGCCAG GTTGCAGATAACTACTATAGGCCAGACTTGAAGAAGGCTGCCCTTGCAAGATTGAGCGTAGTAAACAGGAGCCTCAAGGTTGCAAAATCTGGTGTGAAGAAGAGGAACAGGCAGGCTGTATGA